One Tomitella gaofuii DNA segment encodes these proteins:
- a CDS encoding succinate dehydrogenase hydrophobic membrane anchor subunit → MTAEAPIMGRSYDRPASLDNPRSPRRPRRGGFEMAAWVFMRVSGVALLILVLTHLSIMLMVDDGVHRINFAFVADRWTNPFWQIWDLIMLWLAMLHGGNGLRTVISDYARKDSTRFWLTTVLVVAMVLIMAIGTYVIFSFDPNIKIS, encoded by the coding sequence ATGACCGCCGAAGCCCCCATCATGGGTCGTTCCTACGACCGCCCCGCGAGCCTCGACAATCCCCGGTCGCCCCGCCGGCCCCGCCGCGGCGGCTTCGAGATGGCCGCGTGGGTGTTCATGCGCGTCTCCGGCGTCGCGCTGCTGATCCTGGTGCTCACGCACCTGTCGATCATGCTCATGGTCGACGACGGCGTGCATCGCATCAACTTCGCCTTCGTCGCGGACCGCTGGACCAACCCGTTCTGGCAGATCTGGGACCTGATCATGCTCTGGCTCGCCATGCTGCACGGCGGCAACGGCCTGCGCACGGTGATCTCGGACTACGCGCGCAAGGACTCGACGCGGTTCTGGCTGACGACGGTCCTCGTCGTCGCGATGGTCCTGATCATGGCGATCGGCACCTACGTCATCTTCTCGTTCGACCCCAACATCAAGATCAGCTGA
- a CDS encoding adenosine deaminase codes for MDTAVNGPAADLDPSCSAPSDSGPARAAAFRAAPKVLLHDHLDGGLRPQTVLELADAHGYRGLPAADGPGLARWFRSAADSGSLERYLETFAHTVGVMQHRAALVRVARECAVDLADDGVVYAEVRFAPEQHLEGGLSLDEVVQAVLDGFAEGADVAERGGRGIRIGTLVTAMRHAARSREIAELAVRFRDRGVVGFDIAGAEAGNPPTRHLDAFEYMRQSNAHFTIHAGEAFGLPSIHEAIAFCGADRLGHGVRITDDITVPDGGIVDWSPDAPRGSRPTLGRVANYVRDKRIPLELCPSSNVQTGAVASLAEHPFDLLARLRFRVTVNTDNRLMSDTTMSGEMMKLVDTFGYDWVDLQRFTINAAKSAFLPFDQRLAMIDDVIKPGYAVLFG; via the coding sequence GTGGACACCGCAGTGAACGGCCCGGCCGCGGACCTCGACCCGTCGTGCAGTGCACCGTCGGACAGTGGTCCGGCGCGTGCCGCCGCCTTCCGCGCGGCGCCCAAGGTGCTCCTGCACGACCACCTCGACGGCGGGCTGCGCCCGCAGACGGTGCTCGAACTGGCGGACGCGCACGGCTATCGCGGGCTGCCGGCCGCGGACGGTCCGGGGCTGGCACGCTGGTTCCGCTCCGCCGCGGACAGCGGCTCGCTCGAGCGCTACCTGGAGACGTTCGCGCACACTGTCGGCGTCATGCAGCACCGTGCAGCGCTGGTGCGCGTCGCCCGCGAGTGCGCGGTGGACCTGGCGGACGACGGCGTGGTCTACGCGGAGGTCCGTTTCGCGCCGGAGCAGCACCTCGAGGGCGGGCTGAGCCTGGACGAGGTGGTGCAGGCCGTGCTCGACGGGTTCGCCGAGGGCGCCGACGTGGCCGAGCGGGGCGGGCGCGGGATCAGGATCGGCACGCTGGTCACCGCGATGCGGCACGCGGCGCGGTCACGGGAGATCGCAGAACTGGCGGTGCGGTTCCGGGACCGCGGCGTGGTGGGCTTCGACATCGCGGGGGCTGAGGCCGGCAACCCGCCGACCCGCCACCTGGACGCGTTCGAATACATGCGGCAGTCCAACGCGCACTTCACCATCCATGCCGGCGAGGCCTTCGGCCTGCCGTCGATCCACGAGGCGATCGCGTTCTGCGGCGCCGACCGCCTGGGCCACGGCGTGCGCATCACCGACGACATCACCGTGCCCGACGGCGGCATCGTCGACTGGTCCCCGGACGCGCCGCGCGGCAGCAGGCCGACGCTCGGCCGGGTGGCGAACTATGTGCGCGACAAGCGGATCCCGTTGGAGCTGTGCCCCAGCTCCAATGTGCAGACCGGCGCCGTGGCGAGCCTGGCCGAGCACCCCTTCGACCTGCTGGCGCGCCTGCGGTTCCGCGTCACGGTGAACACCGACAACCGGCTTATGAGCGACACGACGATGAGCGGCGAGATGATGAAACTCGTCGACACCTTCGGTTATGACTGGGTGGATCTGCAGCGGTTCACCATCAACGCGGCCAAGTCCGCGTTCCTCCCGTTCGATCAGCGGCTGGCGATGATCGACGACGTGATCAAGCCGGGCTACGCGGTGCTCTTCGGCTGA
- the sdhA gene encoding succinate dehydrogenase flavoprotein subunit, with the protein MPESQELHQHRYDVVIVGAGGAGMRAAIEAGPRARTAVLTKLYPTRSHTGAAQGGMCAALSNVEEDNWEWHTFDTVKGGDYLVDQDAAEIMAKEAIDAVMDLEKMGLPFNRTPEGRIDQRRFGGHTRDHGKAPVRRACYAADRTGHMILQTLYQNCVKHDVEFFNEFYALDVCLTDTDEGPVATGVVAYELATGELHVFQAKAIVFATGGSGRMYKTTSNAHTLTGDGMGIIFRKGLPLEDMEFHQFHPTGLAGLGILISEAVRGEGGILRNVDGERFMERYAPTIKDLAPRDIVARSMVLEVMEGRGAGPHKDYVFLDVTHLGADVLNEKLPDITEFSRTYLGVDPVTDPVPVYPTCHYVMGGIPTTITGNVLRNDQEDIVPGLYAAGECACVSVHGANRLGTNSLLDINVFGRRAGIAASEYAQSHDFVDLPEDPAGMVTAWLAQILSDHGNERVADIRKELQATMDANAQVFRTEETLEQALKDVRALKERYNHIVVHDKGRRFNSDLLEAIELGFLLELAEVTVVGALNRKETRGGHAREDYPKRDDANYMWHTMAYKEGEGLLSGIRLGHKPVVQTRYEPMERKY; encoded by the coding sequence ATGCCAGAATCGCAAGAGCTGCATCAACACCGTTATGACGTGGTCATCGTCGGCGCAGGCGGCGCCGGCATGCGCGCGGCCATCGAGGCCGGACCGCGGGCCCGCACCGCGGTGCTGACCAAGCTGTACCCCACCCGCTCCCACACCGGCGCAGCGCAGGGCGGCATGTGCGCCGCGCTGTCCAACGTCGAAGAGGACAACTGGGAGTGGCACACCTTCGACACGGTCAAGGGCGGCGACTACCTCGTCGACCAGGACGCCGCGGAGATCATGGCCAAGGAGGCCATCGACGCGGTGATGGACCTGGAGAAGATGGGCCTGCCGTTCAACCGCACTCCCGAGGGGCGGATCGACCAGCGCCGCTTCGGCGGGCACACCCGTGACCACGGCAAGGCGCCGGTGCGCCGCGCCTGCTACGCCGCGGACCGCACCGGCCACATGATCCTGCAGACGCTCTACCAGAACTGCGTCAAGCACGACGTCGAGTTCTTCAACGAGTTCTACGCGCTCGACGTGTGCCTCACCGACACCGACGAGGGCCCCGTCGCCACCGGCGTCGTCGCCTACGAGCTGGCCACCGGCGAGCTGCACGTGTTCCAGGCCAAGGCCATCGTGTTCGCCACCGGCGGGTCGGGCCGCATGTACAAGACCACGTCCAACGCGCACACCCTGACCGGCGACGGCATGGGGATCATCTTCCGCAAGGGCCTGCCGCTGGAGGACATGGAGTTCCACCAGTTCCACCCGACGGGCCTGGCCGGGCTGGGCATCCTCATCTCCGAGGCCGTGCGCGGCGAGGGCGGCATCCTCCGCAACGTCGACGGCGAGCGCTTCATGGAGCGCTACGCCCCCACCATCAAGGACCTCGCGCCGCGCGACATCGTCGCGCGCTCGATGGTCCTCGAGGTGATGGAGGGCCGGGGCGCCGGGCCGCACAAGGACTACGTCTTCCTCGACGTGACCCACCTCGGCGCGGACGTGCTCAATGAGAAGCTCCCGGACATCACCGAGTTCTCGCGCACCTACCTGGGCGTGGACCCGGTCACCGACCCGGTGCCCGTCTACCCCACGTGCCACTACGTGATGGGCGGCATCCCCACCACCATCACGGGCAACGTGCTGCGCAACGACCAGGAGGACATCGTCCCCGGCCTGTACGCGGCGGGCGAATGCGCGTGCGTCTCGGTGCACGGCGCCAACCGCCTGGGCACCAACTCGCTGCTCGACATCAACGTGTTCGGGCGCCGCGCCGGCATCGCCGCCTCCGAGTACGCGCAGTCGCACGACTTCGTCGACCTGCCGGAGGACCCGGCCGGGATGGTCACCGCCTGGCTCGCGCAGATCCTGTCCGACCACGGCAACGAGCGCGTCGCGGACATCCGCAAGGAACTGCAGGCGACGATGGACGCCAACGCGCAGGTGTTCCGCACCGAGGAGACCCTCGAGCAGGCCCTCAAGGACGTGCGCGCGCTCAAGGAGCGGTATAACCACATCGTGGTGCACGACAAGGGCCGGCGGTTCAACAGCGACCTCCTCGAGGCGATCGAGCTGGGCTTCCTGCTCGAGCTGGCGGAGGTCACCGTGGTGGGCGCGCTCAACCGCAAGGAGACCCGCGGCGGCCACGCCCGCGAGGACTACCCCAAGCGCGACGACGCCAACTACATGTGGCACACCATGGCCTACAAGGAGGGCGAGGGTCTGCTCTCCGGGATCCGGCTCGGCCACAAGCCGGTTGTCCAGACCCGCTACGAGCCGATGGAGCGTAAGTACTGA
- the sdhC gene encoding succinate dehydrogenase, cytochrome b556 subunit, with the protein MTSTQEVALTRERTRSLYRGDPGMWSWALHRITGVATFFFLFVHVLDTALVRVSQDAYNEVIGTYQNPIVALMELTLVAVVLYHGLNGVRIILVDFWAKGCRYQRQLLWGVGVVWLVVMIPATFRIIQQIMKGIS; encoded by the coding sequence ATGACCAGCACGCAAGAAGTCGCCCTCACCAGAGAGCGCACACGATCCCTTTACCGGGGCGATCCCGGAATGTGGTCCTGGGCCCTGCACCGGATCACCGGCGTCGCCACCTTCTTCTTCTTGTTCGTCCACGTGCTGGACACCGCCCTCGTGCGCGTCAGTCAGGACGCTTACAACGAGGTGATCGGCACCTACCAGAACCCGATCGTCGCCCTGATGGAGCTCACGCTCGTCGCGGTGGTGCTCTACCACGGCCTCAACGGCGTCCGCATCATCCTCGTCGACTTCTGGGCCAAGGGCTGCCGCTACCAGCGTCAGCTGCTCTGGGGAGTCGGAGTCGTCTGGCTGGTCGTGATGATCCCGGCCACCTTCCGCATCATCCAGCAGATCATGAAGGGGATCTCATAA
- a CDS encoding R2-like ligand-binding oxidase, whose protein sequence is MTAQSTATHTVPPAGADDVPDLRADFATLRAGGLNWQSMPLRLFTKGTAHFWDPRTIDFSQDRADWEAMTDEQRRSATYLCSQFIAGEEAVTQDLQPFMRAMAAEGRFGDEMYLTQFCFEEAKHAQVFRLWMDAVGLDGDLQPFVKDNPGYRRLFYYELPQSLRALEQDPSPANQIKASVTYNHVVEGSLALTGYYAWQKVCKENGILPGMRELISRISLDERRHMAWGTFTCRRHVAADDSLWELVQQRVAELMPYAITMINWVNEQFDEQPFGLDPDEFVTYAADRAQRRLTAIESARGRRVEEIDLDHAPEALEDRFAEEDAAVLG, encoded by the coding sequence ATGACTGCGCAATCGACGGCCACGCACACCGTCCCGCCTGCGGGTGCGGACGATGTGCCGGACCTGCGCGCGGACTTCGCCACGCTCCGCGCCGGCGGGCTCAATTGGCAGTCGATGCCGCTGCGCCTGTTCACCAAGGGCACCGCGCATTTCTGGGACCCGCGGACCATCGACTTCTCCCAGGACCGCGCGGACTGGGAGGCGATGACCGACGAGCAGCGCCGCAGCGCCACCTACCTGTGCTCGCAGTTCATCGCCGGCGAAGAGGCGGTGACGCAGGACCTGCAGCCGTTCATGCGCGCCATGGCCGCGGAGGGGCGCTTCGGCGACGAGATGTACTTGACGCAGTTCTGCTTCGAGGAGGCCAAGCACGCGCAGGTGTTCCGGCTGTGGATGGATGCGGTGGGGCTCGACGGCGACCTGCAGCCGTTCGTCAAGGACAACCCCGGCTATCGTCGTCTGTTCTACTACGAACTGCCGCAGTCGCTGCGGGCGCTGGAGCAGGACCCGAGCCCGGCCAACCAGATCAAAGCCAGTGTCACCTACAACCACGTGGTGGAGGGCAGCCTGGCGCTCACCGGGTACTACGCCTGGCAGAAGGTGTGCAAGGAGAACGGGATCCTGCCGGGGATGCGCGAACTCATCAGCCGCATCAGCCTGGACGAGCGTCGGCACATGGCCTGGGGCACGTTCACCTGTCGGCGGCACGTGGCCGCGGACGACAGCCTGTGGGAGCTCGTCCAGCAGCGCGTCGCCGAGCTCATGCCGTACGCGATCACGATGATCAACTGGGTCAACGAGCAGTTCGACGAGCAGCCGTTCGGGCTCGACCCGGACGAGTTCGTCACCTACGCCGCCGACCGCGCGCAGCGGCGGCTCACCGCCATCGAATCCGCCCGCGGGCGCCGCGTCGAGGAGATCGACCTGGACCACGCACCGGAGGCGCTCGAAGACCGTTTCGCGGAAGAGGACGCGGCGGTGCTGGGGTAG
- a CDS encoding cytidine deaminase — protein sequence MADTDWNDLRTHAFAAMRNAYAPYSGFAVGAAGLTADGRVVVGCNVENVSLGLTVCAENVLVGNLFVSGSGRLRAVACVGPEGAAVMPCGRCRQVLLEHGGPELAVDAGAGPPVPLGELLPRAFGPGETESGAVRRWTR from the coding sequence GTGGCCGACACGGACTGGAATGACCTGCGCACGCACGCTTTCGCGGCAATGCGGAACGCCTACGCGCCGTACTCCGGGTTCGCGGTGGGTGCGGCGGGGCTGACGGCGGACGGCCGGGTGGTCGTCGGCTGCAATGTGGAGAATGTCTCACTGGGGCTCACCGTCTGCGCCGAGAACGTACTGGTCGGTAACCTGTTCGTCTCCGGGAGCGGTCGGCTGCGCGCGGTGGCGTGCGTGGGCCCCGAGGGCGCCGCGGTCATGCCGTGCGGGCGGTGCCGGCAGGTGCTGCTGGAGCATGGCGGTCCGGAACTCGCCGTCGACGCCGGCGCGGGGCCGCCGGTGCCGCTCGGCGAGCTGCTCCCGCGCGCGTTCGGGCCCGGCGAGACGGAATCGGGGGCGGTGCGGCGATGGACCCGGTGA
- a CDS encoding thymidine phosphorylase, translating to MDPVSVIARKRDGHELTDAEIRWAVGAYTAGGFADVQMAALLMAIVLRGMTDRETASLESAMRASGSTADLSGLRRGGVPLPTVDKHSTGGVGDKITLPLAPLVAACGVAVPQLSGRALGHTGGTLDKLEAIPGWRAEVPMPAMRRQLEDVGAVVCAAGAGLVPADRAMYALRDITGTVESIPLIAASIMSKKLAEGADALVLDVKVGSGAFLPDAASARALAETMVRLGADAGVRTTALLTAMDTPLGRTVGNALEVAEAVEVLAGGGPPDVVELTTALAREMLAAAGLDAVDPAVRLADGTAMDRWRRMIAAQGGDPDAPLPVARHVDTLRAEPGVAGVVTGLDARAVGEAARILGAGRLVPGDAVAAGAGIEIHARPGEPVAAGGRLLSLHADAPDRIAAAREALAGAIGIRPGPAGGAGCPDDRGGAGPLVLGRVG from the coding sequence ATGGACCCGGTGAGCGTCATCGCGCGCAAGCGCGACGGCCACGAGCTCACGGACGCGGAGATCCGCTGGGCGGTGGGCGCGTACACGGCGGGCGGCTTCGCCGACGTGCAGATGGCCGCACTGCTGATGGCCATCGTGCTGCGGGGGATGACCGACCGGGAGACCGCGTCGCTCGAGTCGGCGATGCGGGCGAGCGGATCCACTGCGGACCTCTCCGGTCTGCGGCGCGGCGGTGTGCCCCTGCCCACGGTGGACAAGCACTCCACCGGCGGGGTGGGCGACAAGATCACGCTGCCGTTGGCGCCGCTCGTCGCGGCCTGCGGCGTCGCGGTGCCCCAGCTCTCCGGGCGCGCGCTGGGGCACACCGGCGGGACCCTCGACAAGCTCGAGGCCATCCCGGGGTGGCGGGCCGAGGTGCCCATGCCGGCGATGCGCCGCCAGCTGGAGGACGTCGGGGCCGTGGTGTGCGCCGCCGGCGCCGGGCTGGTTCCCGCGGACCGCGCGATGTACGCGCTGCGGGACATCACCGGCACCGTCGAATCGATACCGCTTATCGCAGCGTCGATCATGAGCAAGAAGCTGGCGGAGGGCGCGGATGCGCTGGTGCTCGACGTCAAAGTGGGCTCCGGCGCCTTCCTGCCCGACGCAGCATCGGCCCGCGCGCTGGCGGAGACGATGGTGCGCCTGGGCGCCGACGCGGGCGTGCGCACCACGGCGCTGCTCACCGCGATGGACACCCCGCTGGGCAGGACGGTCGGCAATGCGCTCGAGGTGGCCGAGGCGGTGGAGGTGCTCGCAGGCGGGGGCCCGCCCGACGTCGTGGAGCTGACCACGGCCCTGGCGCGGGAGATGCTCGCCGCCGCGGGCCTGGACGCGGTGGACCCGGCGGTCCGGCTGGCGGACGGCACGGCGATGGACCGGTGGCGGCGGATGATCGCCGCGCAGGGCGGCGACCCGGATGCTCCGTTGCCCGTCGCGCGGCACGTCGACACCCTGCGCGCCGAGCCCGGCGTCGCGGGGGTCGTGACCGGGCTGGACGCGCGGGCGGTGGGGGAGGCGGCCCGCATCCTCGGCGCCGGCAGGCTCGTCCCGGGCGACGCGGTGGCGGCCGGGGCCGGGATCGAGATCCATGCCCGCCCGGGCGAACCGGTGGCGGCGGGCGGGCGGCTGCTGTCGCTGCACGCCGACGCCCCGGACCGGATCGCCGCGGCGCGCGAGGCGCTCGCCGGCGCGATCGGCATCCGGCCGGGGCCCGCGGGCGGGGCGGGATGCCCCGACGACCGCGGCGGGGCCGGGCCGTTGGTGCTGGGCCGGGTGGGCTGA